The Vicia villosa cultivar HV-30 ecotype Madison, WI unplaced genomic scaffold, Vvil1.0 ctg.006344F_1_1, whole genome shotgun sequence genome segment AGTTGAAGCTTGGACCAAGATGGGACTCCTCCTCCTCTTCCTCTCTTTCCACACTTCTCTCCCTTTTCTTCTCTAACCAAAAATTCTGGTTTTTTAGAAATAAAGAAGATGAGCAACCAAACATGCCCCATTTCTATTTAAGGGTGAAATTACTAATATGCCCCTCTTATTGCTACTAATAGGTTAAGCTAGTCCCATAAACCAATTAGTAGAAATATATATACCATATTTATCCACCTTATTTCATACTAATCATATTAGCAAATATAAAGattgaataaatataatatcGGGTATTActttctcccccccttaaatagaattcgtcctcgaattcaaagGAAACTTACCAAAACAAGTGAGGATAAGATTCCCGCATCTCTGACTCAAGTTCCCAAgtagcttcctcaggacgcgTCTCATCCCACATCACTTTCACGATAGGTATCTCCTTACTCCGGAGGGACTTGCTAGCACGCTCCATGATACAACAAGGTTGAGGATCATAggaaagatctggttctacttcaacAGAATCCGAAAGGATAGGATGAAAGGTCTCGGGCACGAACTTTCGGAGCTGAGATACGTGGAAtacgtcatgcagcccggatagtgaaggtgGTAATGCCAACTGATAAGCCACTTCACCTACCCGTCTCATAATCTGGTACGGTCCTACATATCTCGGACTGAGTTTACGCGttttgaacggtcctcccaaTCTCAATCTTGGAGTGACCTTCAAATACACATGGTCACCAACTTCAAATTCTAAAGGTCTCCTTCGCTTGTCCGCATAGTTCTTTTGTCGGTCTTGGGCCTTCTTGAGATTATCCCGGATCATCTTAACTTTCTCGGTAGTTTCTTGTATAATCTCTggtccaagaatactcttctcccctacttcggcccaacatagtggtgatcgacattttctcccatatagagcttcatagggagccatacccaaactagcatggtaactgttGTTGTAAGCGAACTCTACCAACGGCAAATGatctttccaactcccaccttcttctaAAATGCAAGCTCTCAACATATCTTCAATTGTCTGgattgtcctctccgtctgccCATCAGACTGAGGATGGTTAGACGTGCTCATATCCAATCTAGTTCCCAATTCCTTACgaaacatcttccaaaatctcgaagtgaatTTTGGATCACGATCAGTCACTATACTGGACGGCACTCCATGCAACCGTACAATCTCTGCTATGAAAAGCCTTGCGAGATGAATCACTTTGTGAGTGGTCTTTACAGgtaaaaagtgagcagacttagttaacctgtccactattacccatatagaatcatgtccgcctcgagtacgaggtaatcccacaatgaaatccatagagatagaatCCCATTTCCACGTTGGTACCTCCAGTGGTTGCAACATTCCTCCTGGCCTCTGGTGTTCAATCTTAACCTGTTGACAAATGGGACATTGTGCCACATActctgcaatctccttcttcatccctggccaccaaaagtctttcctcaaatcttgatacatcttagtcgatccaggatgaatagaaaatcTACTCTTGTGTGCTTCATCCAGAATCAGACGCTTCAACTCAGAATCATTTGGTACACACATCCGTTGCTGAAACAAGATTACCCCATCAGGTGCTCTAACAAAATCAGGCATGCCTTCGCTCGCTTGCAATTGCTCATCATACCCTTGGGATATCCGAATTCTTTCTCGTAGCTCATTCTGAATGCTCAAATTACTGATCAACACACCATTGGGTGTCCATTCAAACTGAAGGTTAAGATTTCGAAACCTTTCCAACAATCCATGTTCTAACATCATCAACTCAGCAACTCGAAATTCCTTCCTACTTAATGCATCTGCCACTTTGTTGgcctttcctggatgatacttcaattcaaagtcataatccttgaggtactccatccatctcctttgtcgcatattcaactccttctggtcaaagagatatctCAAGCTTTTGTGGTCACTAAACATTTCAAAGTGAACGCCATATAGGTAATGTCGCCACACTTTAAGTGCAAAAActattgcagcaagctcaagatcatgggtcgggtaattatcttcatgagatctcaactgccGAGAGGCATaggctaccacctgaccatcttgcatcaatactccacctaaacctttcttagaagcgtCACAGAACACCTCATAGGATCGGTTTGGATCCGGAATCACTAACACGGGTgcagtagtcaacttcttcttaagtttctgGAAACTTTGTTCACACTCGGAATCccattcaaaagcaacctcctttcGCGTAAGCTTTGTCAATGGTAAGGCTAACTTAGCAAACCCCATGATAAATCTCcggtaataacctgccaaacctaagaagcttctgactTCAGTCACACTTTTTGGCCTATCCCAATTCACcactgcttctactttagaaggatccactgctacgcctcctcctgagatgacgtgaccaagaaaacttacttcggatagccaaaactcacacttactgaATTTGGCATACAACTGTTTCTCTCGAAGAGTAGATAACACAATCCGCAAGTGTTCTTCATGATCTTCAGGAGTATGAGAATACACAAGaatatcatcaatgaagatcACTACAAACTGGTCCAGATATGGTTGAAAGATCcgattcatgtaatccatgaaaactgcTGGAGCATTAGTtacaccaaaaggcataactaaaaactcgtagtgaccatatcgagtcctgaatgcagtcttaggtacatctgaaCTCTTCACTCGGATTTTATGGTATcctgacctaagatcaatcttcgagaacacactggctcctttcaactgatctaggaggtcatcaatccgtggtaaagggtatttgttctttatggtaacTTTGTTCAGCTGACGGTAATCAATGCACAGGCGCATACTTccgtccttcttctttaccaaaagaacaggagctccccatggagaaacgcTGGGTTGGATAAAATGCTTAGTAAGAAGCTCTTCCAATTGACGCTtcagttctctgagttcaataggagacatcctataaggagtgatggaaactggggctgttccaggaacaagatcgattgagaattccgcttccctttctggaggaagagaagtgatatcctcaggaaatACATCAGGAAATTCGCACACCACCGGAATCTCCGATAATTCAACTCTCACAGAAGGTTCTTTGGAAAGAACCAAAAGAAaggatctttcttgagaaaagagataattaaccgtgctgattgtaccttctatcaacttggtaattgcatcatcggaagaagtctcttcagcaggaatgaatatggccttctctttgcaaccaatgtacaccgagttaagagacaaccaatccatcccTAGAATCACATCAAGCTTCTTGAGGGGtaaacaaattaaatcaattgGGTAATCGCGACCATTAAAAGACACCGAGCAATCTTTGCAAATCAGTCGAGCTTCCACAGTATCATCCGTTGCCGAAGAAATAATCATGGGTTCAGGTAACGGAATAACCTCCAAACCAAGTCGGTAGACGCACTCGGTGGAGATAAAAGAATGAgtggctccacaatcaactaaaacacataaaggttgattgttaacataacacgtacccgcaatgagaTTATGGTTTCCCTTAGCCTTCCTCGAATCCAAAGTGTAAACTCGACCGGTAGTCTTCCCAGAAGCTCTCCTCTTGGGGCAGAATCTGGATATGTGACCTGGCTCGCCACACTCGTAACAAGTCACTGAAGAGTTGGGGCACTCCCCAGTGTGCTTCCTATTACACTTGCGACAATAAGGCGGTTGAGCTGATTGGTCACCATAAACCTGCTTCTTCTTTGATGGAGGGTTACGGGGCCTCAAATGTTGAGTAGATCTCCCTTGCTCCCTAAAATTAGCCTtgttctggttcctctcttcttgAACCCTCTTCAAGCTGTTTTCGGCAACATAGCATTGCCTCAAACATTCAGCATAAGTGGTGAACTCTCTTTGGGAAacactatgagcaatgtcggccctcaaacccatcatgaactggtcaatcttccatagttcatctgGAGCATAAGCAGCTTGTCGGGAGTAATCAGCCAAATCCTCGAACTTCTCTGCATATTCTGAAACAGACATCTCACCCTGCTTGAAGTTCTGGAATTCACGTTCCTTCTGAGTCCTCACACTATTAGGGAAATACTTCTCCAAGAATGCCACTTTGAAGTGTTGCCAATCCTTAGGAATCTCCTGTGTGTTGAAATAAGTGGatgcagtgttccaccacctaagagctggTCCCTTCATCTTCTGAGTAGCAAAGATCACTTTTTCTTCTTCAGTACACTGGATAGCTTGAAACACCCTCTCCATACCAGCTAACCAATCATGAGCCAAGAGTGAATCAAGTCCGCCAACAAACTCTGGAGGATCCATCCTGAAGAAGGCACGAAAATCAGGTCCAGCTGCAGCTTGAGGAACGGGAACTTGAACAGGAGGTTGTTGTccctgcatgccttgcatcatttgagccatcatctggttctgctgcatcatctgctgcatcatctgttgccaaggcacgctgttgaaagtatttttgggtaaatattttctgtaatatatcgtatccacagggattggttaatatcacttccgttctatagttgtttattttgagttaggaaatttggttttggtttgttttatacttctaataatatcaaaaacaaataataaattaaaagcaagtaaaggactttgtgttaacaagtaaagaaagatgttgagcctttagggttcatcaacctaatcctatacaattatcaattaattcacaatagaacaatcctttgaatcattatcttcacttatcctcaaataagattccatgtctgcaaatcaaattagataccttttaccggtatgagattcgatctctccaaatatcaataacgataatagtaattaagcacgataattatgaaaacccaattacaattccatctctgcaaattgcaattgaatcaatatagtaacctagggcaaaagttaaatcctttctttcgatcaaagattcaacgataatttaagaataaaaacaagatttcttattgataatgaattcaaataattgctcacaggaattaatcaatggtaatgtatattcataggttaactactacctcagactcaacaagagggatttagctctccatagacatgaagaacacacaagaattaatagaaggattcatcttcatcaatggaatgtcttcaattggtaaagaattgtccttcaattgttgttcttgattgcaaactcagaatgctctcctaatttcgctcttcacaaagttctctaaccaccactttttctcttggaagctagggtttttaaacagaatttttgggcttttaacgccgaggccgcggcgcggcaacgggctggcgcggcgcgcccctcaaacagagatgttttcgcggcgcaaggaagaactctcgcggcgcgacctttgcaaaaaccaactttttcctttgcctttgagacttcaagctctctatcctcctcatgttcttcttaagttccaattcagctcaaaacctgcaacaataacacccacaagtgattcgatttgctttacgcacgaactaaacttattcagttcaattcttaataaaaacctatggattcatcacattttgcattggtttggagactaaatcacttctattaacacatgaatttaccattaatttactcctaacaaactctccccaacttagagttttgtttgtccctaaacaaaattacttacctccagcaaagtttaccgacaatcaagcaacaagtttttcaaaaagtttttctcaagtggttcaatccagtaaccaagtcaaatactcctcttctacctgcaaactcagaacatccacatgaaacaaacgttgaaagcaaattacctccagaagttcaaaacactacacaattgtaattgaatcagcactaatcactctcatcaaaaagtatgatgaataaaagaggggttaaacactcatccaaacaattaaatcaacaaagatccatatcatacgttcaccaaattgctcgcatcaagtcttgtggaatctgagaatcagaaggtctttctatggttgtaatgtggtttagattcaaagaaaagaagataatcaagggttgttcctaatatagggaagcatccaattcataacttatttctttttctctaaaactctacttcctttacatgtccatcttttttcattcattcgtagcttgattcttctttttcacttttttttttcaacaatctttatattcaaacgttgttacttctctttttttttttttcaagctacgacttcttttatctttcaccgattaccataagtacttactcttcttttaaatgtgactctccccaacttggagatcaacctgtattcagattatatgaatgctcccctactttctaaaaaggtcaaagagaaaacacatcaccaaattttatggttgatggtccagaacaaaactttttattgagatcaaaactcaccaggtattttccttggtgcatattatgatgcttatcttgacctcaggctcaaagcaTGGTTAGCaacggatcacactctcacagaagcaaataagttttttcattggaataggctaaaagaactctcagattcaaacaagtgcctaaatcactttcacagatttccacaaacgatgcaacaaacggtttagcatgatacaaacacgtcaaaataattgatggtctcctgcatatagtaaacaatggaaagctttcctcacaatggttaaggctaagctgatccaacaaacaatgtaccataaagaacttctgacagtatttactaacaccttaagtttcattgcacacattaagagtttgagtttgaaaattcatacctgctttgttacttattgaaaaagaaagtgaaactgaaaaagtttgaacattcacttcctaccacttttcatacatgttgcttccttgttgatacttcgcttgagattctcactttgttatgggactacttactctaactgggagtacataattaaataaaaaccgaaaatttgaacaattcaaaaataaatagctccaccccccaaacttgaactaaacattgacctcaatgtttcgtaacaagtccgagagggtgacttacagagagtaacgcaatatcaattgctgcctcctagctttcaccagacgggttccctgattatttcctgaaataaaagctaaacaaaacaaaacattagaagtgtgggttacctcccacaaagtgcttcgtttaacgtcgcatggctcgacggttcatgctttcaaggaactaaaaattgtgcatgttgctccactcccccgaagaaatcttttaaccgttttccattaacggttctcctctcttttgtcagtggattctctaccataatggcaccgtggtcgcatatatcttttactatcagtggtccagaccattttgttgttgctttacccgagagacatcttagttttgagttgcacAGGAGTACCTCTTGTCCAACTTGGAAGTAGCTCGGAGGTTGATTTTTGTCTTCCTTGGTTGCTCCCTTAGTTGTAtcgatttggaagatatcactcttgttcttaagatgcttcttggccttgaacagagtaaactttacctcttcatcttgtacctttattttcatgatcccttcATCTAGATCAATCATCATCcgagcggttttcatgaatggccttcctagaatcacaggtacctcatgatcttcttccatgtcaacaaccacaaagtctaccgggaaaaagaatttgtctactttaattagcagatcctgaatcactccatagggtgaagtgatagacttgtcggccaattgtaaagtcatactagtgggcttcatcacaatattccctagcttcttgacaatggataaagggattaggttgatgctcgaccccagatcaattaacccatcgccagtgaaattacctccaatatttaatggtaaggttactcgccccgaatcggattcctttcttggagtagttctttggattatagcactacattgagcatcaagcaccacagtttcttcatctatgcatccctttttctttgtgagcattttcttcataaatttagcatatttgggcatttgctctaatgcttcggcaaatggtatgtttatatggagttgcttgaagatgctcataaacctgtTATATTGCCTGGCATTGTCTGACTTTGACGGAGCGTCggggtatggtagatgttggcttggtatcacaggatctaccttctttttcttagaactttttcttttctctgtcatccctctttctttcttggtctcatctatttctctttcagcatctttgctcatggtgctcactatgatttcattctcctcatcttccgcagcctgattattatcctctttctcggtatcattgatttcaacttctttctcagCACTTTTCTGACCGGTTCTAGTCGTCACTGCTTTACAATGCTCTTTAGGATTAtcttgagtgttggcggagaatgttgcatttgactgagtagctgcaatttgtttagccagttgccctacttgagtttccagatttttaattgcagcttcctggttcttctgatttgtcattgacatttgcatgaattgattcatggtctcttccaacttagattgtcctccttgttgttgtggtggcGGTTGATTGTATGGTTGAAAAGTTTGTTgctggtacccttgattgttgggtctttgttgatacccttggttgTTATTCCTCGGAGGATAATTCTGTTGATATGGCTGATTTTGGTATTCATTCTGCCTTGGTCCTTGAGTGTTGTTCATGTAGTTTACTTCTTCttctaggactggtggacagaatcctgtttgatgattgcCCTTGCATAATTCACACTTTGCAACCTGATAAGAATTGGATATCCCGTTCAGCTCCTTAAGTtgttgtggtagtttggacatttgttgtgtcaaaatttccacttgtgaagttaacaatttgttctgagcaagtagagcatcactgttgttcagctCCAAcactccgggtttcttatctcttacagttcgatcatggttgccttgacgatcatttagagccattcgctctattatctgagtagcttccgcaggtgttttggacatgagagaaccaccagctgtggcgtccaaaagtgtcttgtttgtagctgtgagaccgttacggaacatatggatttgatcaacgtctgaaaaaccgtgtcctttgcactttctcaacatagctttatacctttcccatgcttcattcaaagattcattactaccttgagaaaatactgctattgctgtttttgcttcaaagaatcggttttgagagtaaaacctttccagaaatttttcttccaatgtgttccaattagtcatcactgcttcgggttgatccaggtaccaatcttttgccttagataacaaagaatgtgggaacaacctcttaaataatgcttcctcatcagcttgagcgacacccgtagtacccgctaactcatagaatcgagtaagatgcgtgtacgggtcttcatggtccaatccggcgaaaggacttgcacaaatcaattgtatgataccggtcttcagttctgtcggtcgcccgttggcggcagttctagcgaactgaggattgagtcttggactattagcacatggaccattagcagccatgtttacaacagtaggttgtataaaaacttccggttcttcttccgtgaatagttcgtgaaagaagaatccttcttgcgactcgtcaatagtttcaagttgttgtgacgatgtcgcggttgcattgtctcttgttcttgctatgtttgctcttcttcgtgctttgctctttagcctcctagcggtcctttcgatctcgggatcaaaaagaagttggtcactgggaactttgctgcgcatacacgaatttctgcacaaactaacaaacacgtgaaacaaccaaatcgagaaaataaaaattagaactcaaaataagaactattgcaatgcgtgcaatattgacaccaatccccggcaacggcgccaatttgttgaaaatatttttgggtaaatattttctgtaatatatcgtatccacagggattggttaatatcactgtcgttctatagttgtttattttgagttaggaaatttggttttggtttgttttatacttctaataatatcaaaaacaaataataaattaaaagcaagtaaaggactttgtgttaacaagtaaagaaagatgttgagcctttagggttcatcaacctaatcctatacaattatcaattaattcacaatagaacaatcctttgaatcattatcttcacttatcctcaaataagattccatgtctgcaaatcaaattagataccttttaccggtatgagattcgatctctccaaatatcaataacgataatagtaattaagcacgataattatgaaaacccaattacaattccatctctgcaaattgcaattgaatcaatatagtaacctatggcaaaagttaaatcctttctttcgatcaaagattcaacgataatttaagaataaaaacaagatttcttattgataatgaattcaaataattgctcacaggaattaatcaatggtaatgtatattcataggttaactactacctcagactcaacaagagggatttagctctccatagacatgaagaacacacaagaattaatagaaggattcatcttcatcaatggaatgtcttcaattggtaaagaattgtccttcaattgttgttcttgattgcaaactcagaatgctctcctaatttcgctcttcacaaagttctctaaccaccactttttctcttggaagctagggtttttaaacagaatttttgggcttttaacgccgaggccgcggcgcggcaacgggctggcgcggcgcgcccctcaaacagagatgttttcgcggcgcaaggaagaactctcgcggcgcgacctttgcaaaaaccaactttttcctttgcctttgagacttcaagctctctatcctcctcatgttcttcttaagttccaattcagctcaaaacctgcaacaataacacccacaagtgattcgatttgctttacgcacgaactaaacttgttcagttaaattcttaataaaaacctatggattcatcacattttgcattggtttggagactaaatcacttctattaacacatgaatttaccattaatttactcctaacacacGCCTGCACCTCCAGCTTCTTGCTCGGGCTCCACATGCCTagttctgggccttccgggacctctgcgttgctcagccatctccctgtctgtcctacgcatggaatcaagttgatcaggctcaataccataaataagacataaggaatcctactgattatacacatatgaggcagaattgtactgcattatgatgcgtcctagcaaagtcgaggatcgacctgctctgataccaactgtaacaccccacacatatttgtctagaataatatgcataaagtattataaatGGTTAATAAGACAACAAATACATAATGTTTTGCAGCGGAAAGTAGAAGTGTACGAATACAAAaaccgaatgtatcatggccaaaatacaagtacatcataatagtacatgtccaaaatacataaactagcaagcacgataagaactaaaagaaacatccaagcatcaccaagagatctaatccatctttcccttaccgcgatcttgtctcgaaccacctgaaaaaaatataattggaatgggatgagattactaaatctcagtgagtccgcctatcctactagtccactcggatctaaagggaacatacTATAAAtgaacgaatccaccattgattcggggttattctTACTTCCGGTACAAATACAGAGCAAATAATCAATTCATCCGCCATTGGATGAATAATGCAAATGTACAATTATATAAGaaaccaagtatgcaaaacccgcatccatatacggggaatccagaaacgcgttaatgcctcgactaggttataaaaacacaccctcgatgaatcacgcccatgcctattgtcaagagacttgtacaagcacaccgcaagatgattagacgggttcgcacaagcctaaatggccgcgagatgaccttagcctaattggcgtcattgtcccgttaaccatcttcacgcacatgtgttaacgccgagtacaatacgccatcttgacacatgggtccatcgggcgaaagcctagtgatgtagcctacatggcaccactagagatggtttacctgtcatgcgtaggcctacttggccgcataacgccaccataccgagcacgcaagtgtgttaatgccaagtgggaaatgcctcaagaccctcacaagcacactgcaacggtagctcaggtgtgagcccaagatcacacGATCGTGGCTGTCCCATTGGTCACAAAGCCCGGGACAtaacgcaacctagcccccggcccgtttcgattcaagcatacacacacatCAATCGCCAATCACACaagcacacaatcccaattgtttaaccgaaacaacgggcatcAACAATATATTCATGTCTCATCACAATATAGCATTCACATTTAAACATAATGTAGCAATtaagtgcaatgagattaattcattctaatcatgcataattcacatattaaaat includes the following:
- the LOC131642987 gene encoding uncharacterized protein LOC131642987, with the translated sequence MMQGMQGQQPPVQVPVPQAAAGPDFRAFFRMDPPEFVGGLDSLLAHDWLAGMERVFQAIQCTEEEKVIFATQKMKGPALRWWNTASTYFNTQEIPKDWQHFKVAFLEKYFPNSVRTQKEREFQNFKQGEMSVSEYAEKFEDLADYSRQAAYAPDELWKIDHLKRVQEERNQNKANFREQGRSTQHLRPRNPPSKKKQVYGDQSAQPPYCRKCNRKHTGECPNSSVTCYECGEPGHISRFCPKRRASGKTTGRLIVEPLILLSPPSASTDLVWRLFRYLNP